One Novosphingobium sp. EMRT-2 DNA segment encodes these proteins:
- a CDS encoding translocation/assembly module TamB domain-containing protein, which produces MADDTVPPTPEEANPAPGASPRPADSASTPALWRWTRRIGAAVAVLAMALLGGLLVLDSPIGHRFVADRVATLAPASGLRIKIGRIDGSLFGKAGLKDVVLSDPHGPFLTVPDVDLDWRPYAWTVNTLDIRTLALHRGTLLRRPQLKPGDPNAPILPSFNIRIDRLEIDALTIAQGVIGEKRRVDLTARANIRSGRTLIDANGRLGGKDRLALHLDSEPDRDKFDLALDYAAPRGGLLSALTGVKSDIVAKVAGKGRFSAWHGWAVARRDGERLAGFLIDNRAGTYTIAGQVFPEALMAGATRRIVGTKLSLFYQGTFADSTLDGRFYVGGAAFRATGQGAVDLTANRVRELALKADLRRPDLVMASPELAGVRLAATLDGPFRDLAIRHDFTIDRLKSGTTQAEGLHTAGTANWNGKRLLLPLAVTAKKVVTGNGMIDPRFVGASVKGDLVVQGSQLSSEQLAIDLKGLAARLVLRSDMAKGMYALAGPVTARGFALPNLGLVDADAKIVFGMGNGVPWSLRANAAGRMARIDNATLANLTGGNIRFSGGVVTGALIPLRFSDARLSSRKLAVALNGQVHPDGRTTVVGKGRHLDYGDFTIDAAMAKDGPSAVLVFANPLPAAGLKDVRVALSPVGDGFRIETKGDSTLGPFDGVLGLQSPPKGPTRIAIEHFKVWQTEITGGLDLATGGVSGDLAITGGGIDGTVRLDPKEGGQAITALVTARNARFGGARPISIGNGKVEVNGFLAEGKSTIDATAHIEGIGAGQLFIGRLAVNAKLVNGAGSVTASIAGRRGTRFAMQGTATVSPDKIVALASGDYSGRAIQMPRRAVLEREGAGWRLQPTQVNFGRGAVIAEGHVLGGPTELKLQIARMPLSLADIVVADLGLGGALSGVVEYRNDHTGAPSGHAAVQVRGLTRSGLVLTSRPMNLSLVADLDPSALQARAVFKDGGRDGGTVRGGVQALLSGLPRGGTVLERLRGGRLQAQVRYGGPAETLWRLAAVDFMDLTGTIGARADITGTLDDPTFVGAIASKDLRVQSSVIGTDIQNIQASGTFNDSRLSLNRFAGTTANGGKVTGSGTIDLSNIVSRGVALDLRMAAQNARIVNRDDMAATVTGPLRIVSDGIGGTIAGRVRIEQARWALGSASAVAELPSIPTREINPRADVAPARTPSTPWTFLIDASGANRIDVRGLGLDSEWGADIRLRGTTANPQIFGSADLVRGGYEFAGKRFDLTRGRIRFAGEVPIDPRLDIAATGDANGVSATITITGSGMKPVIAFSSTPSLPEEELLSRLLFGSSITQISAPEAVQLAAALASLRGGGGLDPINKLRSAIGLDRLRILNADASIPRGTSVAAGKYLGRKFFVELVTDGRGYNATSVEFRITRWLALLASVATIGDESLNLRVSKDY; this is translated from the coding sequence ATGGCGGACGATACCGTGCCACCCACGCCAGAGGAGGCCAACCCCGCGCCGGGCGCTTCGCCGCGTCCGGCGGACTCGGCCTCTACTCCCGCGCTCTGGCGTTGGACGCGGCGCATCGGCGCGGCGGTTGCCGTGCTGGCGATGGCGCTGCTGGGCGGGCTGCTGGTGCTGGATTCGCCGATCGGCCACCGTTTCGTCGCCGACCGCGTCGCCACGCTGGCGCCGGCTTCGGGCCTGCGCATCAAGATCGGCCGGATCGATGGCTCGCTGTTCGGCAAGGCCGGGTTGAAGGACGTGGTCCTAAGCGATCCCCATGGTCCCTTCCTGACCGTTCCTGATGTCGACCTGGACTGGCGGCCCTATGCCTGGACGGTCAACACGCTCGACATCCGCACGCTCGCGCTGCACCGGGGCACCCTGTTGCGCCGGCCGCAACTGAAGCCGGGCGATCCCAACGCGCCGATCCTGCCCTCGTTCAACATCCGCATCGACCGTCTGGAAATCGATGCCCTCACCATCGCGCAAGGCGTGATCGGGGAAAAGCGCCGCGTGGACCTGACCGCGCGCGCCAACATCCGATCGGGGCGCACGCTGATCGACGCCAACGGCAGGCTGGGCGGCAAGGACCGGCTGGCGCTGCACCTCGATAGCGAGCCGGATCGCGACAAGTTCGATCTCGCGCTCGATTATGCCGCGCCGCGCGGCGGCCTGCTCTCGGCGCTGACCGGCGTGAAAAGCGACATCGTGGCGAAAGTGGCGGGCAAGGGCCGGTTCAGCGCGTGGCATGGCTGGGCCGTGGCCCGGCGCGACGGCGAACGGCTGGCCGGCTTCCTGATCGACAACCGCGCCGGCACCTACACCATCGCCGGGCAGGTCTTCCCCGAAGCGCTCATGGCGGGCGCCACACGGCGCATCGTGGGGACCAAGCTTTCGCTGTTCTATCAGGGCACGTTCGCGGATTCGACGCTGGACGGGCGCTTCTACGTGGGCGGCGCGGCGTTCCGTGCGACGGGGCAGGGCGCGGTGGATCTTACCGCCAATCGCGTCAGGGAACTGGCGCTGAAGGCCGACCTCCGCCGGCCCGATCTGGTGATGGCTTCGCCCGAACTCGCCGGTGTGCGCCTTGCCGCCACGCTGGACGGGCCGTTCCGTGATCTCGCCATCCGCCACGATTTCACCATCGACCGGCTGAAGAGCGGCACTACGCAGGCCGAAGGGCTGCACACCGCCGGCACCGCCAACTGGAACGGCAAGCGCCTGCTGCTGCCGTTGGCCGTCACCGCGAAGAAGGTGGTGACCGGCAACGGCATGATCGACCCGCGCTTCGTCGGCGCCAGCGTGAAGGGCGATCTGGTCGTGCAGGGCAGCCAGCTTTCGTCCGAACAGCTCGCCATCGATCTCAAGGGGCTGGCCGCGCGGCTGGTGCTGCGCAGCGACATGGCCAAGGGCATGTACGCACTCGCCGGGCCGGTCACCGCGCGCGGTTTCGCGCTGCCGAATCTGGGCTTGGTCGATGCCGATGCCAAGATCGTGTTCGGCATGGGCAACGGCGTGCCGTGGTCGCTGCGCGCCAACGCGGCCGGGCGCATGGCGCGGATCGACAACGCCACGCTGGCCAACCTGACCGGCGGCAATATCCGCTTTTCCGGCGGCGTCGTCACCGGCGCGCTGATCCCGCTGCGGTTCAGCGACGCGCGCCTGTCCTCGCGCAAGCTGGCCGTCGCCCTGAACGGGCAGGTCCACCCCGATGGCCGGACCACCGTGGTCGGCAAGGGCCGTCACCTCGACTACGGCGATTTCACCATCGATGCCGCGATGGCCAAGGACGGTCCGTCCGCCGTGCTGGTTTTCGCCAATCCCTTGCCCGCCGCCGGCCTCAAGGACGTGCGCGTGGCGTTGTCTCCCGTGGGTGACGGATTCCGGATCGAGACGAAGGGCGATTCCACGCTGGGGCCGTTCGATGGCGTGCTGGGCCTGCAATCGCCGCCCAAGGGGCCGACGCGCATCGCGATCGAGCACTTCAAGGTCTGGCAGACGGAGATCACCGGCGGGCTGGACCTCGCCACGGGCGGCGTCAGCGGCGATCTGGCGATCACGGGCGGCGGGATCGATGGCACCGTCCGGCTCGATCCAAAGGAAGGCGGGCAGGCGATCACCGCGCTGGTCACGGCGCGCAACGCCCGCTTCGGTGGCGCGCGGCCGATTTCCATCGGCAATGGCAAGGTCGAGGTGAACGGCTTCCTGGCCGAGGGCAAGAGCACGATCGATGCCACCGCGCATATCGAAGGCATCGGCGCGGGGCAGTTGTTCATCGGGCGACTGGCCGTCAACGCGAAGCTCGTCAACGGCGCGGGCAGCGTCACCGCGTCCATCGCCGGGCGGCGCGGCACGCGCTTCGCCATGCAGGGTACGGCGACGGTTTCGCCCGACAAGATCGTCGCGCTCGCCTCGGGCGACTATTCCGGCCGGGCGATCCAGATGCCGCGCCGTGCGGTGCTGGAGCGCGAGGGCGCCGGGTGGCGGTTGCAGCCCACGCAGGTCAATTTCGGGCGCGGCGCGGTCATCGCCGAAGGGCATGTGCTGGGCGGCCCCACCGAACTCAAGCTGCAGATCGCGCGGATGCCGCTGTCGCTGGCGGACATCGTGGTCGCGGACCTCGGCCTGGGCGGGGCGCTTTCGGGCGTCGTCGAATACCGCAACGATCACACCGGCGCGCCGTCTGGCCATGCCGCCGTGCAGGTGCGCGGGCTGACGCGCTCCGGCCTCGTGCTCACCTCGCGGCCGATGAACCTCTCGCTTGTCGCCGATCTCGATCCGTCTGCGCTGCAGGCGCGCGCCGTGTTCAAGGATGGCGGGCGGGACGGCGGCACTGTGCGCGGCGGGGTGCAAGCGCTCCTCTCCGGCCTGCCGCGTGGCGGCACCGTGCTGGAGCGCCTGCGCGGTGGCCGGTTGCAGGCGCAGGTCCGCTATGGCGGCCCGGCCGAAACGCTGTGGCGCCTCGCGGCGGTGGACTTCATGGACCTGACCGGCACCATCGGCGCACGCGCCGACATCACCGGCACGCTTGACGATCCGACGTTTGTCGGCGCCATCGCCAGCAAGGATCTGCGCGTGCAGAGCAGCGTGATCGGCACCGACATCCAGAACATCCAGGCGAGCGGCACCTTCAACGATTCGCGGCTATCGCTGAACCGCTTTGCCGGCACCACCGCCAACGGCGGCAAGGTGACCGGCAGCGGCACCATCGATCTGTCCAACATCGTCTCGCGCGGGGTCGCGCTCGATCTGCGGATGGCCGCGCAGAACGCGCGCATCGTCAATCGCGACGACATGGCCGCTACGGTCACCGGCCCGCTGCGCATCGTCAGCGATGGCATCGGTGGCACTATCGCCGGGCGGGTGCGCATCGAACAGGCGCGCTGGGCGCTCGGCAGCGCCAGCGCGGTCGCGGAACTGCCCTCGATCCCCACGCGCGAGATCAACCCGCGTGCCGACGTCGCCCCGGCGCGCACGCCGTCGACCCCGTGGACGTTCCTGATCGACGCCTCGGGCGCCAATCGCATCGACGTGCGCGGGCTGGGGCTGGACAGCGAATGGGGCGCGGACATCCGCCTGCGCGGCACCACCGCCAATCCGCAGATATTCGGCAGCGCCGATCTGGTACGCGGCGGCTACGAATTCGCGGGCAAGCGCTTCGACCTCACGCGCGGCCGCATCCGCTTTGCCGGCGAAGTGCCGATCGATCCCCGGCTGGATATCGCTGCCACGGGCGATGCCAATGGCGTCAGCGCCACGATCACGATCACCGGATCGGGGATGAAGCCGGTGATCGCCTTCTCCTCCACGCCTTCGCTGCCCGAAGAGGAACTGCTCAGCCGCCTGCTGTTCGGCAGCTCGATCACGCAGATTTCCGCGCCGGAGGCGGTGCAACTTGCCGCCGCGCTGGCGTCGCTGCGCGGCGGCGGCGGGCTGGACCCGATCAACAAGCTACGCAGCGCCATCGGGCTGGACCGGCTGCGCATTCTCAACGCCGATGCTTCCATACCGCGCGGCACCAGCGTCGCCGCCGGCAAGTACCTCGGCCGCAAGTTCTTCGTCGAACTGGTCACCGACGGGCGCGGCTATAACGCCACCTCGGTCGAATTCCGCATCACCCGCTGGCTGGCGCTGCTGGCCTCCGTGGCGACGATCGGGGACGAGAGCCTCAACCTGCGCGTCAGCAAGGATTATTGA
- a CDS encoding glycosyltransferase: protein MTIDGNALLICDLTQSYAPQGGGGIGTYLREKRAHVLEHTGHRLLQIVPGAEDRVIENGRHIWVEIGADPVRGSPNYRFILRTAAVRAVLARYRPDVIESLCPWVLPWTAIDHRRAFPHTTLVAGYHTDFPNAHVYRVGSELFGDFVARGLRKVSAGYAEATYREFDRVYTLGRDMRAMLTSYGVEHVDELALGVDPAVFHPDRRDSVLRARLGLEGQGPLLVYAGRLDNEKRADRLLAMFRALPADCGAALLLIGDGKLHDRMIEEARGLPVAFQGFVGDRAELARLLASADIYVSAMADETFGISVLEAQASGLPVVGVASGAMLERVTPALGRLAPVDDVDAMARLVMEVWQGDYAAMRAAARAHVVDRFSWKATFDCLFGEIYPRAMEAAATREQALAQHARRYAARALNSAIAGITGAMNGAAAVEGSRRWRRAG, encoded by the coding sequence GTGACCATCGACGGCAACGCGCTTCTGATCTGCGACCTGACGCAAAGCTATGCCCCGCAGGGCGGCGGCGGCATCGGCACGTACCTGCGCGAAAAGCGCGCCCATGTGCTGGAGCATACCGGGCACCGGCTGCTGCAGATCGTGCCGGGCGCCGAGGACCGGGTGATCGAGAACGGCCGGCATATCTGGGTGGAGATCGGCGCCGATCCGGTGCGGGGCAGCCCCAATTACCGTTTCATCCTGCGCACGGCGGCGGTGCGCGCGGTGCTGGCGCGCTATCGGCCCGACGTGATCGAATCGCTGTGCCCCTGGGTACTGCCGTGGACCGCGATCGACCACCGCCGCGCGTTCCCGCACACCACGCTGGTCGCCGGCTATCACACCGATTTTCCCAATGCCCACGTCTATCGCGTCGGTTCGGAACTGTTCGGCGATTTCGTCGCGCGCGGGCTGCGCAAGGTCAGCGCCGGCTATGCCGAGGCGACCTACCGCGAATTCGACCGGGTTTACACGCTGGGACGCGACATGCGCGCGATGCTGACGTCCTATGGCGTCGAGCATGTCGACGAACTGGCGCTGGGCGTCGATCCGGCGGTGTTTCATCCCGATCGCCGCGATTCGGTCTTGCGCGCGCGGCTGGGGCTGGAAGGGCAGGGGCCACTGCTGGTCTATGCCGGGCGGCTGGACAACGAGAAGCGCGCGGATCGGCTGCTCGCGATGTTCCGCGCGCTGCCGGCCGATTGCGGCGCGGCACTGCTGCTGATCGGCGATGGCAAGCTGCACGACCGGATGATCGAGGAAGCGCGCGGGCTGCCCGTGGCGTTCCAGGGCTTCGTCGGCGATCGCGCCGAACTGGCGCGGCTGCTGGCATCGGCGGACATCTATGTCTCCGCCATGGCGGACGAGACGTTCGGCATCTCGGTGCTGGAAGCGCAGGCGAGCGGGTTGCCGGTGGTCGGCGTCGCCTCGGGCGCGATGCTAGAAAGAGTCACGCCCGCGCTGGGGCGGCTGGCGCCGGTGGATGACGTGGACGCGATGGCGCGGCTGGTGATGGAGGTCTGGCAGGGCGACTACGCCGCGATGCGCGCCGCCGCGCGGGCGCATGTGGTCGATCGGTTCAGCTGGAAAGCCACGTTCGATTGCCTGTTCGGCGAGATCTATCCCCGCGCGATGGAAGCCGCCGCCACGCGCGAACAGGCGCTGGCGCAGCACGCGCGCCGCTACGCCGCCCGCGCGCTCAACAGCGCGATTGCCGGCATCACCGGGGCGATGAACGGCGCCGCAGCGGTGGAAGGGTCACGCCGCTGGCGACGGGCCGGCTGA
- a CDS encoding aldehyde dehydrogenase family protein, whose amino-acid sequence MRERLQHYIDGKWVDSEGGRRHEVINPATEEPCAVVTLGSQADVDKAVAAAKRAFATFSKTTVAERKALLENIIAEYKKRIPDFAAAISEEMGAPVSFAGTAQVGAGIGYMLGTLEALDGFEWEEAIPGTPNARMVHEPVGVVAAITPWNWPLNQICAKIAPCIAAGNTVVLKPSEECPTNAAIFAEVLDAAGVPAGVFNLVQGDGPGVGVALTVHPDVDMVSFTGSTRAGIQIAKNAAETVKRVHQELGGKAPNLVLEDADFATHLPPTLQGVVANTGQSCIAPTRLLVPAARKAEAEEFVKNYFAAVKVGSPAEQGAHIGPVVNKAQWSKVQSLIDASISEGANLLEGGPGLPDNVNRGYFIRPTVFSDVTPDMTIFKEETFGPVATITTYTDLDEAIDLANKTSYGLSATVSGTPESASDVVGQLRAGLVTVNGWAGVKGGAFGGYKQSGNGREGGKYGLKDFMEVKTIAQF is encoded by the coding sequence ATGCGCGAGAGGCTTCAGCACTATATCGACGGCAAATGGGTCGACAGCGAGGGCGGTCGTCGCCACGAGGTGATTAATCCCGCCACCGAGGAACCCTGCGCGGTCGTGACGCTGGGCAGCCAGGCCGATGTCGACAAGGCCGTTGCCGCCGCCAAGCGCGCTTTCGCCACGTTCAGCAAGACCACGGTGGCCGAGCGCAAGGCGCTGCTGGAAAACATCATCGCCGAATACAAGAAGCGCATCCCCGATTTCGCCGCCGCGATCAGCGAGGAAATGGGCGCGCCCGTCAGCTTCGCCGGCACGGCGCAGGTCGGCGCCGGCATTGGCTACATGCTGGGCACGCTGGAAGCGCTGGACGGCTTCGAATGGGAAGAAGCGATTCCCGGCACGCCCAACGCGCGCATGGTCCACGAACCGGTCGGCGTGGTGGCGGCGATCACCCCGTGGAACTGGCCGCTCAACCAGATCTGCGCCAAGATCGCGCCGTGCATCGCGGCGGGCAACACCGTGGTGCTCAAGCCTTCCGAAGAATGCCCGACCAACGCGGCGATCTTCGCCGAAGTGCTGGACGCGGCCGGCGTTCCGGCTGGCGTGTTCAACCTCGTGCAGGGTGATGGCCCCGGCGTGGGCGTGGCGCTGACCGTGCATCCCGATGTGGACATGGTGAGCTTCACCGGTTCGACCCGTGCGGGCATCCAGATTGCCAAGAATGCGGCCGAAACCGTCAAGCGCGTGCATCAGGAACTGGGCGGCAAGGCCCCGAACCTGGTGCTCGAAGACGCCGATTTCGCCACCCACCTGCCGCCGACGCTGCAGGGCGTGGTCGCCAACACCGGCCAGAGCTGCATCGCGCCGACCCGCCTGCTGGTCCCCGCCGCGCGCAAGGCCGAAGCCGAGGAGTTCGTGAAGAACTACTTCGCGGCGGTGAAGGTCGGCAGCCCGGCGGAACAGGGCGCGCACATCGGCCCCGTCGTCAACAAGGCGCAGTGGAGCAAGGTGCAAAGCCTGATCGATGCCTCGATCTCCGAAGGCGCGAACCTGCTCGAAGGCGGCCCCGGACTGCCGGACAACGTCAACCGCGGCTACTTCATCCGCCCGACGGTGTTCTCCGACGTGACGCCGGACATGACCATCTTCAAGGAGGAAACCTTCGGCCCGGTGGCGACGATCACCACCTATACCGACCTCGACGAAGCGATCGATCTGGCCAACAAGACCAGCTACGGCCTGTCCGCCACTGTCAGCGGCACCCCGGAATCGGCCTCCGACGTGGTCGGCCAGCTGCGTGCGGGCCTGGTCACGGTGAACGGCTGGGCCGGCGTGAAGGGCGGCGCGTTCGGCGGCTACAAGCAGTCTGGCAACGGGCGCGAGGGCGGCAAGTACGGCCTCAAGGACTTCATGGAAGTGAAGACCATCGCTCAGTTCTGA
- a CDS encoding bifunctional diguanylate cyclase/phosphodiesterase, giving the protein MAIGYLSQATALRRTAGVLRSSWIVVATFLALLALSVALVASFSNSTRIADELAQSDERVRVAHYLDSAAKRILAAQKLQQTWDDAMRHAVLGDDPVWSRTYLGYFFWGSQRADHVFLVRPDGSLVRGWERGEDAPADRYAGLQPRVARLIARTRGESRDDGDIARWITLEDGKWPVDKRGYPMQRGLYEFSRYQGRPAIMTVAAIIPDSRVDLLRRAPNYVLLVRTMDETLLHELSRAVLLDDMRVSDAPPAADRARNGTPIADPNGQIISWLDWAARRPGEAIIRRTAPLLSAFILFFVGVLLGGVMIVRRHMRTTRELVASEAQAQHNAMHDAMSGLPNRVHYMQRLRQELSACINDQRLGDVFVAYLDIDSFKVVNDTLGHHVGDELVRQVAMRLRRALPSTDFLSRFGGDEFVLMRRSPGGRATADELGTQIMDLMREPFLISGNTLEVTCSCGISWGPEQSEDPGELLRRADIALYRAKQRGRARYRRFTRDMDASLKLRREMEMELRRAIARDELSVAFQPIIGLPDGGIHGFEALLRWYHPDRGEIRPGLFVPVAEQAGLMIPLGNWVLRRVFNECQAWPCDISVNLSPLQIMASDFLVTLRTILAETGMDPRRVVLEVTEGVMLDRSEHVFSVLRELNGMGFRIALDDFGIGYSSLSYLRSFQFDRIKIDRSFVQNVEGDVDAHSILCAIVSLGHTLRMKVVAEGVETDVQRQLVQAAGCELVQGHLFWAALAPQEAFALLTRDAEGGAARRLVG; this is encoded by the coding sequence ATGGCGATTGGGTATCTGTCACAGGCAACGGCGCTGCGGCGCACGGCGGGCGTGTTGCGCTCCAGTTGGATTGTCGTGGCCACTTTCCTCGCCTTGCTGGCGTTGTCGGTGGCCCTGGTGGCCTCGTTCAGCAACTCGACTCGCATCGCCGACGAACTGGCGCAGAGCGACGAACGCGTCCGAGTCGCGCACTATCTCGACAGCGCGGCCAAACGGATACTCGCGGCGCAGAAGCTCCAGCAGACCTGGGATGATGCCATGCGCCATGCGGTGCTGGGCGACGATCCGGTGTGGTCGCGGACCTACCTCGGGTATTTCTTCTGGGGCAGCCAGCGCGCCGATCACGTTTTCCTGGTGCGGCCGGATGGTTCGCTCGTGCGCGGGTGGGAGCGGGGCGAGGATGCGCCCGCCGACCGCTATGCCGGCCTGCAACCGCGCGTCGCCCGGCTGATCGCGCGCACGCGCGGCGAAAGCCGGGACGATGGAGACATCGCGCGCTGGATCACGCTCGAGGACGGCAAGTGGCCGGTCGACAAGCGCGGCTACCCGATGCAGCGCGGGCTTTACGAATTTTCCCGTTACCAGGGGCGGCCGGCGATCATGACCGTCGCCGCGATCATACCCGATTCGCGCGTGGACCTGCTGCGGCGCGCGCCCAACTATGTGCTGCTCGTCCGCACCATGGACGAAACCCTGCTGCATGAACTCAGCCGCGCGGTGCTGCTCGACGATATGAGGGTGAGCGATGCGCCGCCGGCCGCGGACCGGGCGCGCAACGGTACGCCGATCGCCGATCCCAACGGCCAGATCATCAGCTGGCTCGATTGGGCGGCGCGGCGCCCCGGCGAAGCGATCATCCGGCGGACCGCGCCCCTGCTTTCGGCCTTTATCCTGTTCTTCGTGGGGGTTCTGCTTGGCGGCGTGATGATCGTGCGCCGTCACATGCGCACCACGCGCGAACTGGTGGCGAGCGAGGCGCAAGCCCAGCACAACGCGATGCACGACGCGATGTCGGGCCTGCCCAACCGCGTGCACTACATGCAGCGGCTGCGGCAGGAACTTTCGGCCTGCATCAACGATCAGCGCCTGGGCGACGTGTTCGTCGCCTATCTTGATATCGACAGCTTCAAGGTCGTCAACGATACGCTGGGCCATCACGTTGGCGACGAGCTGGTGCGGCAGGTGGCCATGCGCCTGCGCCGGGCCTTGCCGTCCACCGATTTTCTCTCGCGCTTCGGGGGCGACGAATTCGTGCTGATGCGCCGATCGCCCGGCGGACGCGCTACGGCCGACGAGCTGGGCACGCAGATCATGGACCTGATGCGCGAACCCTTCCTGATTTCGGGCAACACGCTGGAAGTCACCTGCTCGTGCGGGATCAGCTGGGGGCCGGAGCAGAGCGAGGATCCCGGCGAACTGCTGCGCCGCGCCGATATCGCGCTCTATCGCGCCAAGCAGCGCGGCCGCGCGCGCTACCGCCGTTTCACCCGCGACATGGACGCCAGCCTGAAGCTGCGGCGCGAAATGGAGATGGAACTGCGCCGCGCCATCGCGCGCGACGAACTGTCGGTGGCGTTCCAGCCGATCATCGGGCTGCCCGATGGCGGCATTCATGGCTTCGAGGCATTGCTGCGCTGGTATCACCCCGATCGCGGGGAAATCCGGCCGGGCCTGTTCGTGCCCGTGGCGGAGCAGGCGGGCCTGATGATCCCGCTGGGCAACTGGGTGCTGCGGCGGGTGTTCAACGAATGCCAGGCCTGGCCGTGCGACATCTCGGTCAACCTCTCGCCCTTGCAGATCATGGCCAGCGATTTCCTCGTCACCCTGCGCACGATCCTGGCCGAAACCGGCATGGACCCGCGCCGTGTGGTTCTGGAAGTGACCGAAGGCGTGATGCTGGATCGCAGCGAGCACGTCTTCTCGGTGCTGCGCGAACTCAACGGCATGGGCTTCCGCATCGCGCTCGACGATTTCGGCATCGGCTATTCGAGCCTCAGCTACCTGCGGTCGTTCCAGTTCGACCGGATCAAGATCGACCGCTCGTTCGTGCAGAATGTCGAAGGCGATGTCGATGCCCACTCGATCCTCTGCGCGATCGTTTCGCTGGGCCATACGCTGCGGATGAAGGTCGTGGCCGAAGGCGTCGAAACCGACGTCCAGCGCCAGCTCGTCCAGGCGGCGGGCTGCGAGCTGGTGCAGGGGCATCTGTTCTGGGCGGCGCTTGCACCCCAGGAGGCGTTCGCGCTGCTGACGCGCGATGCCGAGGGTGGCGCCGCGCGACGGCTCGTCGGGTAA